GGCATCTATAACTTTatattgtcttctttctttcttggtctGTCTTCCTAAGGAGACTAGTTTAAGGGTAGGGACTGAGTCATATTTctaaacagtgtctggcacatagcaggcattcaataaatgtttgctgaatgatgaAAATGAGGACTGTAACTCTGTAGTAAGGCTTCCTGTATTTGGAGCACATTACAGCTCACAGTAATAAGATTATTACCACATAACTTTCCTTGCAAGCTCCATGCCCGTAATTCTATAATCTCCAATCTACGCAGGATGACTCCACTCTGCACATCATGAAGGAGACCTAAGAATATTGTGACCTGTTCTCATTAATGTAGACCAAACAAATTTAGATTAATTTAGGTCCTAAAATGGACTTCTTGTTAGAACTATCTGATTTAGCTGTGGGTATAACCTGAATTAATGAAGACAATTTTATACCTTTTCTTTGGATTTGACTGGTAGGTCTTGCTTAATTTATGgactaataaaaaaagatttgccTATTGCTGAAActtggaaggaaagaagaaggcagTTGAGATTTGTGGACTCTAAAAATGTCTTCTTCCTAAACTAATAACTACATTTGCTGTTCAGATAGGCTGGGAAATACGATCGCTGCTCTTAGCCATGAGATGGGGATCACAGCCACAATTTAGGCCGTGATCTATCCATAACTGCTGCTCTTGAGTTATAGGATAGGAACTAGTCACCACTCCCTTCACTAAAGAGAAGAACAACCCATTGCCCTAGTTTTCTACCATAGGTTTTGTCAGTTTTTGTCAGctgcaataataaaaaattaagtgcaCAACTGGGCCACAACCTCAACTAAGGGAAGATCAGTCTTTCCTACCCCTCTCTCATTACATCATTGTGACCCAATATTTATCTactatgaatgaataaaataaataagtgtacTCTCAAAGACAGCTGAACATAAGATACAAATTAAGCAGGTTACCTAGAGTCAGAGCTCCGACAACAAATCCTTGGGCAGCAACTCTCATGTGAATAAGATGAATTGACATTTTCTGATCTCTTCTGTACTTTAACTTGTAAAGACCATAGGACACCACAGTCACAAAGCCTGCTATACCTGTGAATTTTAAAAGTATGGgttatttggaaggctgaggcaggagcatcgtgtgagaccaggagtttgaaaacagcctgggcaacatagcaagaccccatctctacaaaaaataaaaaattagccacgcatggtgatatacgtctgtagtcccagctactcaggaggctgaggcaggaggatcccttgaccctaggagttcaaggcttcagtgagctatgattgcaccactgcactccagcctgggtgacagagtgagaccctgtctctagaaaaaa
The nucleotide sequence above comes from Symphalangus syndactylus isolate Jambi chromosome 10, NHGRI_mSymSyn1-v2.1_pri, whole genome shotgun sequence. Encoded proteins:
- the HIGD1C gene encoding HIG1 domain family member 1C isoform X2, translating into MSSDNQWSADEDEGQLSRLIRKSRDSPFVPYRYSRLCDCGVLWSLQVKVQKRSENVNSSYSHESCCPRICCRSSDSRCSLFYV